A window from Kovacikia minuta CCNUW1 encodes these proteins:
- a CDS encoding Cas10/Cmr2 second palm domain-containing protein — protein MPDAITCYTAITFAPVQGFIEKSRKLRDLYGSSFILSYLANALCQAVKDSTEHSLISPALIDVTQGTPNQILIAGYFPEQQAQTIFETAWSQLIQQCKAWIQQNLPEFDYCWRREWSLWTTHAWEFFWTTGMTIQAARENLNDVKHSRDWTGINWMGESSTLSGADGVAFPGMGRKVNPKYHPIRYESDKVRRYYENLSRRDGETQFTDETNIDAFLRSEIAAFYAALSQHPELGSATISEREQLSIPELVKRLVTIEAIARPLKLEFPESFKDISRWQDYDANDTNADTKKPWTGWFCGDGDRAGDYLKQLSGQPNEPLEIATFSTTMRQWGNTLQRTFRNGRIIYAGGDDFLGVFNRTRSELKAQECLDWFYRFQPNVWDRPEAKPITASVGFVWAAPGIPQREVLQQCRDAEKAAKAEGRDRLALRVLFNSGNYLEWVCPWRFLPVLQDYRDRTPQNGTTTWARIFNDVAMLEARHAFQGKDDKGKPVNNGLEVALALFNAYFNATNSPHTPTAWNEADKQEFYCLMSPERQDNFPPNYWEGDGLWNLYGGANRYDAKNSQRLKTGILGDRANYTSNRQSDGILDTAKAKQALTNWIINLAKVGFHLCSDI, from the coding sequence ATGCCTGACGCTATAACTTGTTACACCGCGATCACCTTTGCCCCTGTCCAGGGCTTTATTGAGAAGTCACGCAAGCTGCGCGACCTCTACGGCAGTTCGTTCATCCTCTCGTACCTGGCAAATGCCCTCTGCCAGGCAGTTAAGGATAGCACTGAGCACAGCTTGATTTCTCCTGCCCTGATTGATGTGACCCAGGGGACTCCCAATCAAATCCTGATTGCAGGCTACTTCCCAGAGCAACAAGCCCAAACTATTTTCGAAACGGCCTGGTCTCAGCTGATCCAACAATGCAAAGCCTGGATTCAGCAAAATCTGCCGGAATTCGATTATTGCTGGAGGCGGGAATGGTCGCTCTGGACAACCCACGCCTGGGAGTTTTTTTGGACAACGGGAATGACCATTCAAGCGGCACGGGAAAACCTCAATGATGTGAAACATAGCCGAGACTGGACAGGCATTAACTGGATGGGCGAAAGCTCCACCTTGTCTGGTGCCGACGGGGTCGCATTTCCGGGTATGGGTCGAAAGGTCAATCCGAAATATCATCCCATCCGTTATGAATCAGACAAGGTGAGACGCTACTACGAAAACCTGAGCCGCCGCGATGGTGAAACCCAATTTACCGACGAAACCAATATTGATGCCTTCCTGCGCAGCGAGATCGCTGCTTTTTACGCTGCCTTGAGCCAGCACCCGGAGTTAGGCTCAGCCACCATTTCGGAGCGAGAGCAATTGAGCATTCCAGAGCTGGTGAAGCGCCTGGTTACCATTGAAGCGATCGCACGCCCCCTCAAGCTTGAGTTTCCAGAGAGCTTCAAAGATATTAGTCGCTGGCAGGATTACGATGCCAATGATACCAACGCAGACACGAAAAAGCCGTGGACAGGTTGGTTCTGCGGCGATGGTGACCGGGCAGGAGACTACCTGAAACAGTTATCAGGTCAACCCAATGAACCGCTTGAAATTGCTACTTTCAGCACCACCATGCGGCAGTGGGGGAATACCCTGCAACGAACCTTCAGGAACGGTCGGATTATCTATGCGGGCGGCGATGATTTTTTGGGTGTGTTTAACCGCACACGATCGGAATTGAAAGCGCAGGAGTGCCTCGACTGGTTTTATCGTTTCCAGCCAAATGTTTGGGATCGTCCTGAAGCCAAGCCCATTACAGCTAGTGTTGGTTTTGTCTGGGCTGCACCTGGTATCCCCCAGCGAGAAGTGTTGCAGCAGTGTCGGGATGCCGAGAAAGCGGCTAAGGCAGAGGGGCGCGATCGCCTTGCCCTCCGGGTTCTCTTCAACAGTGGTAACTACCTGGAATGGGTCTGTCCCTGGCGGTTCTTACCTGTGTTGCAAGATTACCGCGATCGGACACCCCAAAACGGTACAACGACCTGGGCACGTATCTTTAATGATGTTGCCATGTTAGAAGCTCGCCATGCATTCCAGGGCAAGGATGACAAGGGTAAACCTGTAAATAACGGCTTAGAGGTTGCCCTGGCACTGTTCAATGCGTATTTCAATGCCACCAATTCGCCACACACACCGACCGCCTGGAACGAAGCCGATAAACAGGAGTTTTACTGTTTGATGTCACCTGAGAGGCAAGACAACTTCCCACCTAACTACTGGGAGGGGGATGGTTTATGGAACTTGTATGGTGGGGCGAATCGCTATGATGCCAAAAACAGTCAGCGCTTGAAAACTGGCATTCTGGGCGATCGGGCTAACTACACCAGCAATCGGCAATCAGACGGCATTCTGGACACTGCCAAAGCCAAACAAGCATTGACTAACTGGATCATTAACCTGGCGAAAGTAGGATTTCATCTATGTTCAGATATCTGA